The window CACCAAAGTTCCTTTCGTGCCTTTCCAGGTAAAGGCTGTCTGCTGGCATGTATTGGGAGAGGAGTTCCAGGCAGGATCGGAGTCCTTCTTCAATTTCCAGGTTTCCGCAGATTCGTGTAGTAATCTCCCAAAAAAAATCCCTGTCATAGAGTTTAAGTTCACTTCTGTGTTTGAGGGCATTGGACAGAGCAATTGCAAAGGGTTCTCGGACCAGCGAGAGTAGCTCGACATGTTGTTGACTAAACTTGCTTTCACTTTCAGAGGAAAGAATAAGTGAGCCGCCCCCAAGTAATTCCTGGAATTTAAGGCCTAAAGGGAACACCATAAGAGAAATTGTTGAATACCCAAGCGAGTTAAATATCTCATCTGTAAGTTTCTGCTTTCTTGGGTTGTCTCGAAAGAGCCATACAAATTTTGACTTTTTGTGCCTGAATTCCTCTCGAAACTGCATCAACTCCTGTCTGGCTCCGACAGATAATTTCACCTGCAGATCAACGATCCGGCCACACTCTGGCGAAGCATCAGCAAGGATATGCATTGCATTATGTTCCTCGTCATAAAACTGAAAGAACATATGATCAACCGGCATTACCTGTCGCATGTATTTTAAAGCGGAAAAAAGTGCTTTTTCGATCTCCAGATTGCCACAGATCCTCAATGTCGCTTCCCGAAAAAATTCATTCTCATCCATTCGTTAGCCAATTCCCCTGATCAACTATTGTCGTATATGATAAAACACCGCAAAGATTACCATATACGGTAACAAAGATTGTCTTATTCGACAACCTTCAGACATCTTTCCAGACAACATCTTGTTATTATACTACTAAAAATTCTGGCACACTCCGTGCTATATCAAAATTAAAATAGTTCCGACTACAGAAGTCATCCATCGGACCCATGAAATAAGAGGTATCTGAACGCCTAGATTAAATATGAAATATCTGGAAATTATTGAACTCCGCTCGGTGACAAAAAATAAAGGTATACTGATATCGCAAATAGAACAAATACTCAGTGACTTGCGACAAGAATTCAAAGAGCAAGATGTCCATACCTATAGCCGCATACACATCGAGACAGATTATAGCATCCACCTTTTCCATGAGGCAGAAACCATTGAGCCCTATGGAAGTGAGATTGGACTCCGCTTAGCAACGATATTGAAAGAGTACGGACTGGTAAATCACAGCATCTGGAAAGAAACCCCGTATTCATAAAATATAATAACGCATCTTTTCAAGGAGAATAAATAATGGGACAACATAGAAGACGACACAGAGCAACACACTTGGCAATAGTAGCGATGCTGCTTACCCTGCTGCCTGTATCATCTTTTGCTGATGAGGCCGCAGAGATCATCAAAAAGGTTGAGGATAACCTGAACGGCAAAACAGCAACCATGAAGATCACTATGACGGTCAAGACCAAGAGGGCCGAGCGGACCATGAAGATGCAAAGTTGGTCCGTGGGTAAGGATAAATCCTTTATCAAGATCCTCTATCCGGGCAAGGACAAGGGTATCACTTTTCTGAAAATGGATAATTCCATGTGGCAATATGTGCCCCGCATAGAAAAGACCATCAAGATCCCTGCTTCCATGATGTTGCAGAGCTGGATGGGTAGTGATTTCAGCAATGACGATCTGGTGCGGGAAAGCTCCATCAGTGAGGATTACACGGTCAGGCTGCTGAACGAGACGGAAGAGGTGTATACCGCAGAGCTCCTCCCCAAGGAAGAGGCTGCGGTTGTCTGGGGAAAGATTGTCATGGATATATCAAAACAGTATTACCTGCCAAGCAAGGTTCGCTATTTTGATGAAGAGGGTATGCTGATCCGGGAACTGGCCTATACCGAGGTTCAGCCCTTTGGCGAACGTTTTTATCCCACCAAATGGATTATGGACCCTAAAGAGCCGGAAAAAGCAGGGCATCAGACGGTGATGGAGGTATCTGACGCGGTTTTTGATGGCCCGGTCAGTGCATCTTATTTCACGAAAAGGGCCCTGAAACGTTATTCTGATTAAGATTTTTTTTGTAGGGGTAAACCTGTGTGTTTACCCTTGCCGCCATCCAGAAAATAAAGGGCAGACACATAGGTCTGCCCCTACACCCTGCCCGGTATAAAAAGGGCGAACACAGGGATAACACAGGGGTTCGCCCCTTAATAATAGGGCAACCGCCGGTTGCCCCTACCGCACCGAAAAAACAGAACGCCGAGGGGTTCCTCCCATGAAAATGGCCTTGAGAAACATAGCAGCCTATAAAAAACGGACCATTGTCACGGTGCTGTTGACCAGCCTGACAACCGCCCTGCTCGTCTTTGCTTCAGCCTGGATGGACGGCTCGCATCAGACCATGATTAAAAACGCCGTGGAAATCTATCCGGGCTACCTCCAGATTACGGGCAAGGAGTTTCGTGACAAACCGAGTTATGAACACCTGATCTTTGATAGCACCGCCATCAGGGAAAAACTGGCCGACATGGAAGGCATTGCTCTTCTTGCTGCCCGCTTTGAATCCTTTGTTCTTTATTCTGCTGACGAAAAAGCTGTGGGCGGGATGCTCACCGGTATTGAGCCGGAAAAAGAGGCTGGCCTGTCCCGGCTCAGTGCCTCTTTACAGAGCGGAGAATACCTCAGTGCTGAGGATACCAATCAGGTGTACATCGGTAATGAGCTGGCCAAGCGGCTCAAGGTCGGGATAGGGGATGAGATTGCCTTTGTGGGCAACGGGGCTGATTATTCCTTTGCCGCAGATAACCTGATCGTTAAGGGCATTTTTCAGACCGGTCTGTACGAGTTCGACACCTCCACGGCATTTCTTAATCTGGCCTATTTTGAGAAGATTATGGCGGCTACCAACTATGCCACCCATTTTATTGTCATGCCGGAGCATCCTGAGGAGGTTCAAGCATTGGCAGCAGAGATCGGCACAGCCCTTGGCAAGGAATACGCAGCAGAAAGCTGGCGGCAGATCATGGCCCAATTGCTCAAGGCCATGCAGATGGATTCAATCTTCGGCTATATCACCTTGGGGATCTTTTTCATCGTGATTTTTTTCGTGATTACGATCTACACCCTGCTGACGGTCTATTCCCGGATTCGGGAAATCGGGGTGCTGCGGGCTATCGGCACTACCCCGAAACAGATTCTCGGGATGCTGATGCTGGAAAGTGCTCTGCTGGCTGTTGTGAGCGTAGTTCTTGGCGGGCTGCTTGGGGGAGTTGTGGCCTATTATTTTCACCTCAACCCTATCCCCATGTCCGGCTTTGAAGAGCAGTTTAAGCAGTATGGACTGGCGGTTTCGGCAATCCCAACGGCTTTTCAGCCTCTGGCTATTTTACGTGATATGCTGGTGATGTTTGTCCTCTCCGTGCTGTCCACGCTGTATCCGATCCTGAAGATTAATCGATATCGGCCTGTTGAGGCTATGCGGCATGTGTAGGAGTGGATCAGCAAACGAAGCAAACCGCGCAGAAACAAAGAAATATATAGAGGACATAAACATGTTGCACATGACAGCCAAAATCGCCTGGGCCTCGTTGGTCCGGCGCAGCGCCCGTTCTATCCTGCTGGTGCTGATGATCGCAGTCAGCCTCTGGGGTCTGCTCTTCATGGAGGGCATCTATGACGGCATGACCGAACAGATGATCGGCAATGCCATCCGCAGCGACAGCGGTCATATCTCGCTGTTCGGCAAAGGGTACCGCTTGGACCCAGACCTGTCCCGCTGGATCGGAAAAGAGAAAGAGGTGCTGGCGGCATTAGACACGAACCCACGGGTCAAGAGCGCAATCACCCGCCTGAAACAAGACGGCCTGGTGGCCACGGCCCATTATTCACGCGGTGCGGTGCTGCTCGGTATCGACTTGGAGGCCGAAGAACAGCATGGCCGCTTAGGCGGCTATCTGCATCAGGGGACGTTCAGTTTCGGCGCAAAAGGACAGGGCGCGATCATCGGCTATAAGCTGGCTGAAAAGCTGCAGGTACAGGTGGGCGGCAAGATCATCGTCTCGGCCCAGGACAGCCTGCATGAGGTTTCCTCGGTAGCGCTCAGGATCAGCGGTATCCTCAAGACGAATAATATGGCCCTGGATGAAAATGCCGTGCTGCTCAGTCAGGAGCGGATGCGCAAGCTGCTGGCTGTGCCCAAGGATATGGGTGCGGCCCAGATCGCGGTCCTGCTCCAGGATGAAGGCGAGATTGCCCGATTGCAGCAGGAACTGCGCGAAAAATTCCCTGGCCTGGATGTGCTGCGCTGGGACGAACTCTACCCTGCCCTGCTTCAGTCCAGAGAGATGATGCGGGTCTTTAACCTGGTCACTAACCTGCTGATCTTCTGCGTGGCCGCTCTAGGGATATTCGGCGTGATGCTGGTCTCGGTCCTGGAACGGCTACGGGAGTTTGGGATCATGCTCGCCGTCGGCACCCGCTTCCGCGAGATCTGCCAGATCATTCTGGCCGAGTCCTTGTTCATGGGCTTTATCGGTTTCGGCTTGGGTGCCCTGATCGGCGGCAGCACCCTGTACTATTTCAAAATCTACGGTCTTGATCTGAGCGTTTTCAGCGAGGCCTTTGAGGAGTTCGGCATGGACGCGGTCACCTACGCACTTATCCGTCCGAGTTATTTCATCACCGCCTTGCTGGCCGTGACAGCGGCCACTTTGTTGAGCATCGTCATCCCATTGCGGATACTGAACAAGGCCAAACCCATCGAGGCGATCAACAGCATATAAGGGAGAACAAGAACAAAATGAGTGATTTTCTTGAAGCACAGCAGATCGGCAAGACATTCCGCCCTGATAAAGAAGTGGAGGTCGCTGCCCTGCGCAATATCAACCTGACAATCAGGCAAGGCGATTTCGCCGTGCTCTCCGGCCCGTCCGGCAGTGGCAAGACCACTCTGCTCAACATCATCGGCTGCCTGGATGCAGCCACGGAGGGACAGGTTTTCCTGACCGGGGAGCAGCTCACCGGCCTGCCCGAGAAAAAGCTTTCCCTTATCCGCCGGGATCAGATCGGCTTTGTCTTTCAGGCCTATAACCTCATCCCGGTGCTTACGGCCAGGGAGAATATTGAGTACATCATGAAGCTCCAGGGGCGCAGCCAGGAGGAATGCGATGCACGGGTGACCGAGGTGGCCCGCAAGCTGGAAATCCATACCCTGCTCGACAAACTGCCCGGCCAACTCAGCGGTGGCCAGCAGCAACGGGTGGCCGTGGCCCGTGCTGTGGCGACCACACCTAAGCTGATTCTTGCTGATGAACCGACCGCCAATCTGGACTCCAAAACCGCTGCCTCACTCATGGATATGATGGAACGGCTCAATGAGGACGAGGGGGTGACCATCATCTTTTCCTCGCACGACCCGCTGGTCATCGGCAAGGCACGGCATTCTATCGTCCTCAAAGACGGAGAAATTATTTCTGATGAGCGCATTCACTGAGCTGTTCCTGGCCGGGTTACTGGGGATCAGCCCGGAGCTTGCTCTGGAAAACACCAATATCCTCAGCTATGACCAGGCGCAGTATACTGCCGATTTCAATCGCCTGCGGGCGGACCTCTCGCTCTCCCATGAAGACCACCCGGATGTTATCGGCAAGGTCATTGTGGACAACAAAACCCGCTTCACCGCCAGCCCGGACAGTCTGGGCAACAAGACCTCCATCTATCGGGCCTATCTCCAGTACAGAGGGGAGAAGCATTTCTGGTCTGCGGGCAGACAGCGTATCCCGCTGGGCGTGGGCCGGATCTGGAATCCCGTTGATGTGTTCAATCCGGTGGATTCCGAGGCCGTGGAACCGGACGAACGGGAAGGTACCGAGTCTCTGCGTTATGAGTACGCCCTGAGTGAGCTGGCCAATCTGGACGCCACCTTGGCCCGTGACAAGGCGGCAGTACGGCTCAAG is drawn from Candidatus Electrothrix aestuarii and contains these coding sequences:
- a CDS encoding FtsX-like permease family protein; this translates as MKMALRNIAAYKKRTIVTVLLTSLTTALLVFASAWMDGSHQTMIKNAVEIYPGYLQITGKEFRDKPSYEHLIFDSTAIREKLADMEGIALLAARFESFVLYSADEKAVGGMLTGIEPEKEAGLSRLSASLQSGEYLSAEDTNQVYIGNELAKRLKVGIGDEIAFVGNGADYSFAADNLIVKGIFQTGLYEFDTSTAFLNLAYFEKIMAATNYATHFIVMPEHPEEVQALAAEIGTALGKEYAAESWRQIMAQLLKAMQMDSIFGYITLGIFFIVIFFVITIYTLLTVYSRIREIGVLRAIGTTPKQILGMLMLESALLAVVSVVLGGLLGGVVAYYFHLNPIPMSGFEEQFKQYGLAVSAIPTAFQPLAILRDMLVMFVLSVLSTLYPILKINRYRPVEAMRHV
- a CDS encoding outer membrane lipoprotein-sorting protein encodes the protein MGQHRRRHRATHLAIVAMLLTLLPVSSFADEAAEIIKKVEDNLNGKTATMKITMTVKTKRAERTMKMQSWSVGKDKSFIKILYPGKDKGITFLKMDNSMWQYVPRIEKTIKIPASMMLQSWMGSDFSNDDLVRESSISEDYTVRLLNETEEVYTAELLPKEEAAVVWGKIVMDISKQYYLPSKVRYFDEEGMLIRELAYTEVQPFGERFYPTKWIMDPKEPEKAGHQTVMEVSDAVFDGPVSASYFTKRALKRYSD
- a CDS encoding FtsX-like permease family protein, whose protein sequence is MCRSGSANEANRAETKKYIEDINMLHMTAKIAWASLVRRSARSILLVLMIAVSLWGLLFMEGIYDGMTEQMIGNAIRSDSGHISLFGKGYRLDPDLSRWIGKEKEVLAALDTNPRVKSAITRLKQDGLVATAHYSRGAVLLGIDLEAEEQHGRLGGYLHQGTFSFGAKGQGAIIGYKLAEKLQVQVGGKIIVSAQDSLHEVSSVALRISGILKTNNMALDENAVLLSQERMRKLLAVPKDMGAAQIAVLLQDEGEIARLQQELREKFPGLDVLRWDELYPALLQSREMMRVFNLVTNLLIFCVAALGIFGVMLVSVLERLREFGIMLAVGTRFREICQIILAESLFMGFIGFGLGALIGGSTLYYFKIYGLDLSVFSEAFEEFGMDAVTYALIRPSYFITALLAVTAATLLSIVIPLRILNKAKPIEAINSI
- a CDS encoding ABC transporter ATP-binding protein, encoding MSDFLEAQQIGKTFRPDKEVEVAALRNINLTIRQGDFAVLSGPSGSGKTTLLNIIGCLDAATEGQVFLTGEQLTGLPEKKLSLIRRDQIGFVFQAYNLIPVLTARENIEYIMKLQGRSQEECDARVTEVARKLEIHTLLDKLPGQLSGGQQQRVAVARAVATTPKLILADEPTANLDSKTAASLMDMMERLNEDEGVTIIFSSHDPLVIGKARHSIVLKDGEIISDERIH